A window of Thermococcus sp. genomic DNA:
CGATGCTATTCTCCTTTGAACGCTTAGGGGGTGGTAGAATGAAGGTTATGTTTCTCAGCGCGAACGAATTCGAGGACGTTGAGCTGATTTATCCGCTCCACAGGCTCAAAGAAGAAAACCACGAGGTTTATATAGCGAGCTTCGAGCGCGGAAGGATTATTGGAAAGCACGGCTACACCGTGAACGTTGACCTCGCCTTCGACGAGGTTGACCCAGACGAGTTTGATGCCCTCGTCCTTCCTGGAGGCAGAGCACCGGAAAGGGTCAGGCTCAACGATAAGGCAGTCTCAATAGCCAAAAAGATGTTCGAGGACGGAAAGCCAGTCGCGACAATCTGCCACGGGCCACAGATACTAATCTCCGCAGGAGTGCTGAAGGGGAGGAAAGGAACGAGCTATGCTGGAATAAAGGACGACATGATAAATGCAGGCGTCGAGTGGGTTGACGAACCAGTAGTCGTTGACGGCAACTGGGTCAGCTCAAGGCATCCTGGAGATTTGTACGCCTGGATGAGGGAGTTCGTTAAACTGCTCCGATGAGAA
This region includes:
- the pfpI gene encoding deglycase PfpI, translated to MKVMFLSANEFEDVELIYPLHRLKEENHEVYIASFERGRIIGKHGYTVNVDLAFDEVDPDEFDALVLPGGRAPERVRLNDKAVSIAKKMFEDGKPVATICHGPQILISAGVLKGRKGTSYAGIKDDMINAGVEWVDEPVVVDGNWVSSRHPGDLYAWMREFVKLLR